In Sphaerisporangium krabiense, the DNA window CGCAGGTCGACCTCGCTCCGCTCCAGGGTGGGCTCCTGGTCGAGGCGGGCGAGCAGCAGCATGTCCTCCACCAGCACGCCCATGCGCTCGGCCTCGCTCTCGATGCGCCTGAGCATGCGCTCGGCGGCCGGGTCCCGCGCGGCCTGGCCGTGCCGGTAGAGCTGGGCGAAGCCGCGGATGGACGTCAACGGCGTGCGCAGTTCGTGCGAGGCGTCGGCGACGAACCGCCGCAGCCGCCGCTCGGAACGCTCGCGCTCGCGCAGCGCGCGGGCCAGGCGCTCCAGCATCGTGTTCAGCGCCCGGCCGAGCCGCCCGGTCTCGGTCCGCGGATCGTCGTCCTCGACGCGGCGGTCGATGGCGCCGCCGGCGATCACGCAGGCCGTGGCCTCCATCCGGGTCAGCGGGCGCAGGCCGACCCGTACCAGCACCAGGGCGACGCCGCCCAGCAGCACCAGGACCAGCAGGCCCGCGGCCACCTCGATGACCAGCATCTGCCGTACGGTCTCCCGGTTGGACTCCAGCGACATCGACACCGCGGCGCGCCCGCCCTCCGGCAGGGCCACCACCCGCACCCGCCACTCCGGGGCGTTCTCGCCCCTGCCCGGAAGGGTCACCGGCCCGGCCGGCGGCACGGCGATCATCCGGGCGGGCACGACCGGCCCGTCGCCCACCTCGGCGGGCATCTCCCGCAGTAACGCCCCGGTGGGACCGTAGAGGGAGAGCCTGAACTGCGTCGGCAACTCCGGGTCCCGCCCCTCGGCGGGAGGCGGCGGCGGTGGCGGGGGGTGGTCCATGGTCGCCGCGATCTCGGTGAGCTGGACGTCCACCCGCGACAGCAACGACCGGTCCAGCAGCAGCACACCCGCCACGGCGAAGGCCGCCAGGCCCGCCGCGCACAAGCCGACCAGGGCCATCAGCAGACGGTGCCGGAGCGGCCAGGCGCGCCGCGCCGTGAGCCTCACGGGCCGGCCTGCAACCGGTAGCCCACCCCGCGCAGGGTGTGGATGAGCGGGGGCCCGCTGCCGTCGATCTTGCGGCGCAGGTAGCTGATGTAGGACTCCACGATCCTGCTGTCGCCGTCGAAGTCGTAGTCCCACACCCGGTCGAGGATCTGCGTCCTGCTCACCACCTGCCCGGCGTTGATCATCAGATAGCGCAGCAGGCTGAACTCCGTCGGCGACAGATGGATCAGCCGGCCCGCCCGCCGCACCGTATGGGCCTCCTCGTCCAGTTCGAGGTCCGCGCAGCGCAGCACGCCGTCGCCCGCCTGCTCCCCGGGCGGGCGGATCCTGCGCAGGATCGCCCGGATCCGCAGGAGCACCTCGTCCAGGCTGAACGGCTTGGTGACGTAGTCGTCCCCACCCGCCGTCAGCCCGGCTATCCGGTCGGCCACCGCGTCCTTGGCGGTCAGGAAGAGCATCAACGGCCCGTCGTCCCCGCGCAGCCGCCGGGCGACCGTGAACCCGTCGAGGTCGGGCAGCATCACGTCGAGCACCACGAGATCGGGCCGCTCGCGCGCCACGGCCTCCAGCGCCAGCGTGCCGTTCGCCGCCGTCCGCACCTCGAAGCCGTTGAGTTCCAGCGCCTCGGACAGCAGATCGCGGATGCTCGGCTCGTCGTCGACGACCAGCACCTTCGCGGGCCCCATCCGGTACATGGGCCCTTTCTACGGGGGTTAGATGAAAATCCGCTGAGTGTCCCGCCGGATCCCGAGCCGCTCACCTCGCCGGACGCGGAGTTATCCACAGTTTCCACAGAGTCGTACACAGGTTCGAATGGACACCCGGCGTCTCACCCATCGGACGCGCCGGATGGTGCCGGAATCGGGCAGGCCACCCGAGAAAGCCCAGGTAGACGGGTCGCCGGGACGAGGCGGCCGGGTGAAAACCGGGTGAAACTTCACGGCATTTGCCGCAATGTTAGGTGAGGCCGACGAGTTTTGTCGGTGGCGTCGGTCAGTCTGTGCATGTGACCACGACCGCTTGTGAGACCGAGGGCTGCGACGCCAGCCATGACCACGTTATGTCCGACGATCTTGATCGAGGTACCGTGCCAAGCCCCAAGCTCGACGCGCCTGCCAGATCCGCGCCCGCCGCCTCCGGTCGCACTCCCCCGGTGATCCGGCTGCTGGTGCTCGCCACATTCGTGGTCATCCTCAATGAGACCATCATGATCAACGCGATCCCGCCGTTGATGACCGCGCTGCACATCACCGAGCAGACCGCGCAGTGGCTTTCGACCGCCTTCATGCTGACCATGGCCGCGGTCATTCCGATCACCGGGTGGTTCCTGCAGCGGGTCTCCACCCGCCAGGCGTACACCGTCGCGATGGGGTTGTTCCTGCTCGGCACGGCGTTGGCCGCCATCGCGCCGACGTTCACGGTGCTGCTGGGCGCCCGGATCATCCAGGCGTCCGGGACGGCCGTGATGATGCCGCTGTTGATGACCACGCTGATGCAGGTCGTGCCCGAGTCGGACCGTGGCCGGGTGATGGGCAACGTCACGCTGGCGATCTCGGTGGCGCCGGCGATGGGCCCGGCGATCTCCGGGGTGATCCTGCAGTTCGGGTCCTGGCGCCTGCTGTTCGCCGTGGTGCTCCCCATCGCCGCCGTGATCACCTGGAGCGGCCTGCGGCAGCTCAAGAACGTCGGCGAGCCGCGGTCCAGCACGATCGACTGGTTCAGCGTGGTGACCGCCGCGGCCGGCTTCGGCGGCCTCATCTACGGGCTCAGCCGTTTCGAGAGCGGTGACGTCCGCGTGGCGGGCGGCATCGCGGGGGCCGGCCTGCTCCTCGTCGCGATCTTCGTCCTCCGCCAGCTGTCGTTGCAGAAGCGCGACGCGCCGCTGATGGACCTGCGCGCCTTCCGCCACCGCACCTACACGGTCGCGCTGATCATGATGGCGGTCGCCTTCATGGCGATGCTCGGCTCGATGATCCTGCTGCCGCTGTACCTGCAGAACATCCGCGGGCTCAGCGCCCTGCAGACCGGGCTGCTCGTGATGCCGGGCGGTCTCGCGATGGGCCTGCTCGGCCCGGTCGTCGGCCGCCTCTTCGACCGGTTCGGCGGCCGGGTCCTGGTCGTCCCCGGCTCGATCGGCATCACGCTCGCGCTCATCGGCTTCACCCAGGTGACGTTGACCATGCCGTACTGGCAGCTCCTCGGTCTGCACGCGCTGCTGATGGTGAGCCTGGCCGCGACGTTCACCCCGGTGTTCACCCTCGGTCTCGGAGCGCTCCCCCCGCGGCTCTACTCGCACGGCAGCTCGATCCTGAGCACGCTGCAGCAGGTCGCCGCGGCCTTCGGCACCGCGCTCGCCATCACGGTCATGAGCGCGCGGGCCGACGCGCTGAAGTCCGCCGGGGTCGGCGAGACGCTCGCCAACCTGCACGGCATGCGGCTGGCCTTCATCATCGGCGCGGCGCTGTCCGCGGCCGTGGTCATCACCGCCCTCCTCCTCCCCGCCCGGGCGCAGAAGTCCGACGAACACGCGGAAAGCGTGCCGATTCATTAGGTGTGACGGCGGCGACCCGGACACCGCCCGCCCGCCCGCCTGGCGGCGCGGCGGGCGCCTACGGCTGGAGCTCCTCCGTCCACGGGCGGAGCTTCTCCGGGTTGCGTACCGCCCAGATGTGCTTGACGCGGTCGCCCACGACGTCGAACGCCATCACCCCCGTGACGACGCCGTCATGCTGGACCACCAGCCCGGGCCTGCCGTTGACCGTGCGCTCCAGGAACGTCAGGCCGGACGCCCTGCCGACGAGGTCGACGGCGTAGCGCGCGATCCGCTCGCCGCCCTCGATCGGGTCGAGCACGGCGCTGACCCGGCCGCCGCCGTCGCCGACGAGCGTGGCGCCGGGGTCGAGCAGGCCGATGAGGGCGTCGATGTCCTTGGCCTCCCATGCCTGCTTGAAGTCCCTGACGACGCCGGCGTGCCGGGCCGCCGGAGCCGCGGACGCCCGCGAGGCGCGGACGCGGCGGCGGGCCGAGGACGCGAGCTGGCGGCATGCCGCCGGCGTACGGCCGACGATCTCCGCCACCTCGGCGAACGAGTGGCAGAAGACGTCGTGCAGGATGAACGCGACCCGCTCGGCCGGGGTCATCGATTCGAGCACGACGAGGAAGGCCATGTTGACCGACTCGTCGAGCGTGACGCGGTCGGCGGGATCGGCCGGGTCGGCCGCGGTGGCGCGTGACGACCCGTTGACCCACTCGGTGCGGTCGGGCAGCGGCTCGGGGATCCATTCGCCCACATAGCGCTCCCGCCGCACCCGCGCCGAGGCGAGCAGGTCCAGGCAGATGCGGCCGGCGACCTTCGTCAGCCAGGCGCCGGGCACTCGCACGGCCTCCTGCCGCCGCGGGGACATGGCGTACCAGCGGGCGTAGGTCTCCTGGACGACGTCCTCGGCGTCCGCCAGCGACCCGAGGAGCCGGTACGCGAGGTCGGTCAGGTGACGCCGCTCGCTCATGATCGCGGTCAGGCCCGGATCGAGCCGGCCGCGTCCTGGCTCTGCTGGGATGGTCATGGTGTCGCCGGCCCCCTCGGTCTCGTCCGCTCTCTCATCACTTCCGACGAGACGATCTCCCGAATTGTGAGGCCGGCGCCGCACCTCACATTCCCGGCCGCTGTGTCGTCGGACTACTGAGGCACCGACCTGAGGCACCGGCCTGACCGGCGGGACGCCTCGGACCACGCTCAGATACCTAAGGGAGATTTCGCCATGTCCACTTCTTCCACGACGACCACGCGGGACGACGTCCGGTCTCGGCTGCCCGACCCGCTCCAGTTCTTCCCCGAGATCGCGACGATGGCCGGCACCATGAGCAAGGCCGTCGGCAACGGTTCGATCCCGCGGAGCACCGTCCAGCTCGTGCAGTACCGGGCGGGGCAGATCGTCGGCAGCTCCTACCACACGGTCCGGCAGGTCGCCGACCTGCGCGAGTCCGGGGAGGCGGAGGAGCGCATCAGCGCCGTGGTGTCCTGGCGGGACGCCCCCTACTTCACCGACGCCGAGCGGGTCGCGCTCGAACTCGTGGAGGCCGTCCTCACCCACAACCCGTCCGGGGCCCGCGTCCCCGACGAGCTGTACGCCAGGGTGTCCGCCCACTACGACGACAAGGCGCTCTGGACGCTCGTCCTGGCCATCAGCCAGATGTTCTTCTTCATCCCCGTCGCCCTCATCGCCAGGCCGATCCCGGGCAAGCCCTTCGGCGAGAACTACAACAAGTAACCCCCGGGGACCCAGGGTGAGGCCGCACGACCGCGCCTCACCCTGGGCACGGCCGGGCCGGACGGGGGCGCCGGCCCGGCGCCGGCCGGGCAAGGGTCGGCACGCTCACCGGGCCGCGCGCGTCGAACACGCGCTCGACCTGCGCCTTTGCTCGGTGCGGTGGTCAGGGCCCGAGTAGGAAACATCCCGGTAACGGAGCTCACGAACCTCTTGACCTGCTCGTGCACGCTTCTTATTGTTCCCTCTACATTCTATAGAATCCAGAATATGGAGGAACCGGATGAGCGCAGCGGCGCGGGCAGCGGTCGTCGTGGACGCCGCGGGTGCGGTGGAGATCCGGTCCTATGACGTGCCCGAGCCCGGCCCCGGGGAGTTCGTGCTGAAGCTGGAGCTGTGCGGGGTCTGCGGCACCGACGCGCACATCTACCAGGGGCGTCTGGCCTCCATCACCTTTCCCGCGCTGCTCGGACACGAGATCGTCGGCACGCTGGCCGCGCTCGGCGAGGGAGTCACCGCCGACCACGCGGGGCACCCGGTGGCCGTCGGCGACCGCGTCGGCGTCTTCCCCGCGCTGAGCTGCGGACGCTGCTACCAGTGCCAGGTGCGCCGCAGGCCCGGGAACTGCCCGCAGCGGCGCCCCTCCTACGGCTTCGCCTCGCCGGTGACCGACCCGCCGCACCTCACCGGCGGCTTCGCCGAGTACCTCTACGCCGCCAAGGCGGGCACCGTGTTCTACCGCACCGGCCTGCCCGCCGAGGTCGCCGTCCTGCAGGAGCCGATGTCGGTGGCGCTGCACGGCATCGAGCGCGGCGCGGTGGGCGTCGGCTCGACGGTGATCGTGCAGGGCGTGGGCGCGATCGGCCTGATGGCCGTGGTCGCGGCCCGCGCCGCGGGCGCGCACCGGATCGTCGCCGTCGGCGCCCCCGACGCGCGGCTGGAGCTGGCGGCGGCCCTCGGCGCCGACGCCACCGTGAGCATCCAGGAGCTGACCGACGTGGCCGGACGGCGCCGCGCCGTCTTCGACGCCCTCGGCGCGCCCGGGGCCGACTGCGTGATCGGCGCCAGCGGCTCCCCGCACGCCTTCATGGAGGCCATCGACCTGGTCGCCGACGGAGGCGTGCTCGCCGAGCTCGGCAACTTCACCGATCGGGGGACGGTGCCCTTCAACCCCTTCAGCGACCTGCTGAAGCGTGACATCACCATCGCCGGCGTGTACGGCGCGGGTCCCGACATGCTGCGCCGCTACCACCACGCGCTGCGGATCCTGGAGCGCGGCGGCTGGCCCTACGACCGTGTGGTCAGCCACCGGGTGCCCCTGGAGCGGGTGCGCGAGGGCCTCACCGCCCTCGGATCCGGCTCCCCCCTCGACGGCCGGGACATCGTCAAGCTCGCGATCGATCCCACCGCCTGACCCGCAATCCCCGAGGACGACACACCCCGAGACCCGGGGTCCCTGCGAAACCCCCCACGACCAACCCCTGAGATATCACCCCCCTTGAGAGGAGAACCTGCCATGCGCCGATTCCTCCGGCTTGGCGCGGTCGCCGCCGCGTTCGGCCTGACGCTGGCGGGCTGCGGCTCGTCGGCCACCGAGGCCCCCGCGGACGGCGGCGGCCTGGGCACGGCCGAGAAGCCCGTGTCGATCAGAGTCATCGCCAACGACGCCTTCGCCAAGCAGTGGCAAGACCAACTGGTCCCCGAGTTCAGCAAGAAATACCCGAACATCAAGGTCACCGTGGACGGCGTGCCGTACAACGACCAGCTCGCCAAGTCGATGCTGGAGCTGACCAGCCCGACGGCGACCTACGACGTGATCCTCGGTGACGACCCGTGGTTCCCGCAGCTGGCCAAGACCGGCGGCCTGGTGGACCTCAAGACCGACCTGTCGAAGTTCACCGACGCGAACTACGACTGGGGCGACTTCAACCCGTCGCCGCTGGCCGCCGGGGAGTGGCAGGGCCACCAGTACGGCGTGCCGGTCCGCTCCAACCTGCTGCTGATGTTCTACAACCGGTCGCTGTACAAGAAGGCCAAGGTCGCCGAGCCGTCCAAGGAGACGACCTGGGAGCAGTACTTCGCCGACGCCCCCAAGCTGGTGCAGGACACCGACGGCGACGGCAAGAAGGACGCGTGGGCGGTGGGCACCTACTTCACCAAGGACCCGCTGACGCCGACGATCTGGCAGACCGTGCTCAACTCCAACGGCGGCAAGCTGCTCGACGACAAGCTCAAGGTGAGCTTCGACGACGAGAACGGGGTCAAGGCGCTGCAGACGCACGTGGACCTGCTGAAGTACGCGCCGCCCGGGGCGAGCACCTACCAGTTCAACGAGCCGCTGGAGGCGTTCCGCCAGGGCAAGGTCGCCACGATGTTCATGTGGGGCAGCGTCTACAAGGGCACCGCGATCGACAAGGCGACGACCACCCTGTCGGAGGACCAGGTCGGCATCACCACGCTGCCCGCGGGCAGTGCGGGTCCCGGCGCGCACCGCGGCATCTGGTCGGCGGGCATCGCCAAGAAGTCGGCCCACCAGGCCGCCGCGTGGACGTTCCTGCAGTGGGTGACCTCCAAGGAGGGCGAGCAGTGGGTCGGCGCCAACCTCGGCACCTTCCCTGCGCGTAACTCCACGCTGCAGGGCACGCCGCCCGCTCCCTGGCTGAAGCCGGTCTACACCGCCATCACCGACGGCTACGCGGCCATCGCCCAGGGCCAGATGTGGCGGCCCAGGCTCCCCGAGTCGGACGCGGTGCAGCAGATCCTCGCGCTGCAGACCAGCCGGGCGATGTCCGGGCAGGCCACGGCCAAGGACGCGATCCATCAGGCGGCCGTCGACATCGCGGCCCTGCTGAAGTCCAAGGGCTACGCGCAGTGAGTGCGCTCCGCACCCGATCACCCCGGGCGGGGGCGGCCTCCGCCCCCGCCCGGGGGGCCGGTGGTTCCCCGCGCCCACGCCGCATCCGGCTGGGCGAGCCCGGGACGGCGTGGATCTTCATGGGTCCGGCGCTGGTGCTGCTGGCGGGCATGCTGCTCTACCCGATCATCTACACCGTCTGGGTGAGCCTGTCCGACTTCGACCTGGCCACCTTCCAGCCCAGCGGCTGGGTCGGGCTGCGGAACTACCAGGCCGTGCTGGCCGATCCCGGCTTCCTGCAGTCGCTCAAGGTGACCGGCGTCTACCTGGTGATCGCCCTGCCGCTGCAGATGGTCCTCGGCTTCGCGCTGGCCTTCCTGCTCAACGTGGAGTGGCGCGGACGCGGGCTGCTGCGGGCGCTGTTCCTCAT includes these proteins:
- a CDS encoding HAMP domain-containing sensor histidine kinase produces the protein MRLTARRAWPLRHRLLMALVGLCAAGLAAFAVAGVLLLDRSLLSRVDVQLTEIAATMDHPPPPPPPPAEGRDPELPTQFRLSLYGPTGALLREMPAEVGDGPVVPARMIAVPPAGPVTLPGRGENAPEWRVRVVALPEGGRAAVSMSLESNRETVRQMLVIEVAAGLLVLVLLGGVALVLVRVGLRPLTRMEATACVIAGGAIDRRVEDDDPRTETGRLGRALNTMLERLARALRERERSERRLRRFVADASHELRTPLTSIRGFAQLYRHGQAARDPAAERMLRRIESEAERMGVLVEDMLLLARLDQEPTLERSEVDLRVLAGDVVHAARATDRDRSVHLVVSAEPVCVLGDEHRLHQVIANLVGNALRHTAAGTPVRVEVGRRAAAGIPGADVVHIGTGPDPGAEAALIEVRDDGQGIEAGHLPQVFDRFYRADPGRSRGHGGTGLGLAIAAALVQAHGGRIEVVSAPGKGTAFLVLLPLARPFCLD
- a CDS encoding response regulator transcription factor, with the protein product MGPAKVLVVDDEPSIRDLLSEALELNGFEVRTAANGTLALEAVARERPDLVVLDVMLPDLDGFTVARRLRGDDGPLMLFLTAKDAVADRIAGLTAGGDDYVTKPFSLDEVLLRIRAILRRIRPPGEQAGDGVLRCADLELDEEAHTVRRAGRLIHLSPTEFSLLRYLMINAGQVVSRTQILDRVWDYDFDGDSRIVESYISYLRRKIDGSGPPLIHTLRGVGYRLQAGP
- a CDS encoding MDR family MFS transporter, giving the protein MPSPKLDAPARSAPAASGRTPPVIRLLVLATFVVILNETIMINAIPPLMTALHITEQTAQWLSTAFMLTMAAVIPITGWFLQRVSTRQAYTVAMGLFLLGTALAAIAPTFTVLLGARIIQASGTAVMMPLLMTTLMQVVPESDRGRVMGNVTLAISVAPAMGPAISGVILQFGSWRLLFAVVLPIAAVITWSGLRQLKNVGEPRSSTIDWFSVVTAAAGFGGLIYGLSRFESGDVRVAGGIAGAGLLLVAIFVLRQLSLQKRDAPLMDLRAFRHRTYTVALIMMAVAFMAMLGSMILLPLYLQNIRGLSALQTGLLVMPGGLAMGLLGPVVGRLFDRFGGRVLVVPGSIGITLALIGFTQVTLTMPYWQLLGLHALLMVSLAATFTPVFTLGLGALPPRLYSHGSSILSTLQQVAAAFGTALAITVMSARADALKSAGVGETLANLHGMRLAFIIGAALSAAVVITALLLPARAQKSDEHAESVPIH
- the sigJ gene encoding RNA polymerase sigma factor SigJ is translated as MTIPAEPGRGRLDPGLTAIMSERRHLTDLAYRLLGSLADAEDVVQETYARWYAMSPRRQEAVRVPGAWLTKVAGRICLDLLASARVRRERYVGEWIPEPLPDRTEWVNGSSRATAADPADPADRVTLDESVNMAFLVVLESMTPAERVAFILHDVFCHSFAEVAEIVGRTPAACRQLASSARRRVRASRASAAPAARHAGVVRDFKQAWEAKDIDALIGLLDPGATLVGDGGGRVSAVLDPIEGGERIARYAVDLVGRASGLTFLERTVNGRPGLVVQHDGVVTGVMAFDVVGDRVKHIWAVRNPEKLRPWTEELQP
- a CDS encoding carboxymuconolactone decarboxylase family protein codes for the protein MSTSSTTTTRDDVRSRLPDPLQFFPEIATMAGTMSKAVGNGSIPRSTVQLVQYRAGQIVGSSYHTVRQVADLRESGEAEERISAVVSWRDAPYFTDAERVALELVEAVLTHNPSGARVPDELYARVSAHYDDKALWTLVLAISQMFFFIPVALIARPIPGKPFGENYNK
- a CDS encoding zinc-dependent alcohol dehydrogenase; translation: MSAAARAAVVVDAAGAVEIRSYDVPEPGPGEFVLKLELCGVCGTDAHIYQGRLASITFPALLGHEIVGTLAALGEGVTADHAGHPVAVGDRVGVFPALSCGRCYQCQVRRRPGNCPQRRPSYGFASPVTDPPHLTGGFAEYLYAAKAGTVFYRTGLPAEVAVLQEPMSVALHGIERGAVGVGSTVIVQGVGAIGLMAVVAARAAGAHRIVAVGAPDARLELAAALGADATVSIQELTDVAGRRRAVFDALGAPGADCVIGASGSPHAFMEAIDLVADGGVLAELGNFTDRGTVPFNPFSDLLKRDITIAGVYGAGPDMLRRYHHALRILERGGWPYDRVVSHRVPLERVREGLTALGSGSPLDGRDIVKLAIDPTA
- a CDS encoding ABC transporter substrate-binding protein, which codes for MRRFLRLGAVAAAFGLTLAGCGSSATEAPADGGGLGTAEKPVSIRVIANDAFAKQWQDQLVPEFSKKYPNIKVTVDGVPYNDQLAKSMLELTSPTATYDVILGDDPWFPQLAKTGGLVDLKTDLSKFTDANYDWGDFNPSPLAAGEWQGHQYGVPVRSNLLLMFYNRSLYKKAKVAEPSKETTWEQYFADAPKLVQDTDGDGKKDAWAVGTYFTKDPLTPTIWQTVLNSNGGKLLDDKLKVSFDDENGVKALQTHVDLLKYAPPGASTYQFNEPLEAFRQGKVATMFMWGSVYKGTAIDKATTTLSEDQVGITTLPAGSAGPGAHRGIWSAGIAKKSAHQAAAWTFLQWVTSKEGEQWVGANLGTFPARNSTLQGTPPAPWLKPVYTAITDGYAAIAQGQMWRPRLPESDAVQQILALQTSRAMSGQATAKDAIHQAAVDIAALLKSKGYAQ